One Streptococcus sp. S1 DNA window includes the following coding sequences:
- a CDS encoding acyl carrier protein has product MAVFEKVQEIIVEELGKEPSEVTLESTFEDLEADSLDLFQVISEIEDAFDIQIETEEGLSTVGDLVAYVEEKTK; this is encoded by the coding sequence ATGGCAGTATTTGAAAAAGTACAAGAAATTATCGTTGAAGAACTTGGTAAAGAACCATCAGAAGTAACTCTTGAATCTACATTCGAAGATTTAGAAGCAGATTCATTGGATTTGTTCCAAGTTATCTCTGAAATTGAAGATGCTTTTGACATCCAAATCGAAACTGAAGAAGGATTGTCTACAGTTGGTGACCTTGTCGCTTACGTAGAAGAAAAAACAAAATAA
- a CDS encoding beta-ketoacyl-ACP synthase III, whose product MVFAKISQVAHYAPDQVVSNDDLAEIMDTSDEWISSRTGILRRHISKDETTSDLATIVAQRLLAKANLDAEEIDFIVVATITPDSLMPSTAARVQANIGASRAFAFDLTAACSGFVFALATAEKYISSGMYRRGIVIGSETLSKVLDWSDRSTSVLFGDGAGGVLLEASDQKSFLAENLFTDGSRGTSLESCYLGLSSPYSEEVSDRRYLTMDGRAVFDFAIRDVTKSIQKIIADASMEAEEIDYFLLHQANDRMLDKMSKKLGVSREKIPANMMEYGNTSAASIPILLSECVENHRIKMDGSQKILLTGFGGGLTWGTLLVTI is encoded by the coding sequence ATGGTCTTTGCTAAAATTAGTCAAGTTGCTCATTATGCACCTGACCAAGTCGTATCAAATGATGATTTGGCTGAGATCATGGATACAAGTGATGAATGGATCAGTAGTCGGACAGGTATCCTTCGGCGTCACATTTCAAAAGATGAGACGACAAGTGATCTAGCAACAATTGTTGCACAAAGATTATTAGCAAAAGCAAACTTAGATGCTGAGGAAATTGATTTCATCGTTGTTGCTACGATTACTCCAGACAGCTTAATGCCATCAACTGCAGCCCGGGTACAAGCTAATATTGGAGCTTCTCGAGCTTTTGCCTTTGATCTGACTGCAGCATGTAGCGGATTTGTATTTGCATTAGCCACTGCTGAAAAATACATTTCTTCAGGTATGTACCGGCGAGGAATTGTGATCGGTAGTGAGACGCTTTCAAAAGTATTAGACTGGTCAGACCGTTCCACTTCAGTCCTTTTTGGAGATGGAGCTGGTGGTGTCTTGCTTGAAGCAAGTGACCAAAAATCGTTTTTGGCTGAAAATCTTTTTACGGATGGTAGCCGAGGTACTAGTCTTGAGTCTTGCTATTTGGGTCTCTCTTCCCCATATTCAGAGGAAGTTTCTGATCGAAGATATCTGACGATGGATGGACGGGCAGTTTTTGATTTTGCCATTCGTGATGTCACGAAAAGTATTCAAAAAATTATAGCAGACGCCTCTATGGAAGCAGAAGAGATTGACTATTTTCTGTTACACCAGGCGAATGACCGAATGTTAGATAAGATGTCAAAAAAACTGGGTGTCTCTAGAGAGAAAATCCCAGCAAATATGATGGAATATGGGAACACTAGTGCTGCTAGTATCCCCATTCTATTATCGGAGTGTGTCGAGAATCATCGAATCAAGATGGATGGAAGTCAAAAAATTCTTCTAACAGGATTCGGTGGAGGTTTGACATGGGGCACACTTCTTGTTACAATCTAG
- the fabT gene encoding fatty acid biosynthesis transcriptional regulator FabT translates to MNYQLVNDYLTSIFNNVLVIEESSLRASRFKDVSIKEMHTIDVIGSTPNATPSDISRELMVTLGTVTTSLNNLERKGYIERRRSEVDRRVVHLSLTKNGRLLYRLHQQFHKRMVNQIIGDMSPEDKKVMQKGLQNLYRFLEEIK, encoded by the coding sequence TTGAATTACCAATTAGTTAACGACTATTTAACATCCATCTTTAATAATGTTTTGGTTATTGAGGAGTCGAGCCTAAGAGCAAGTCGATTCAAAGATGTTTCTATTAAAGAAATGCATACGATCGATGTGATTGGTTCGACACCGAATGCAACCCCGAGTGATATTTCACGGGAGTTGATGGTGACTTTGGGGACTGTCACGACAAGTTTGAATAATCTTGAGCGCAAAGGGTATATCGAAAGAAGAAGATCGGAAGTTGATCGCCGGGTTGTACACTTGAGTTTAACGAAGAACGGTCGTCTACTTTATCGTCTTCATCAGCAATTCCATAAACGGATGGTCAACCAGATTATTGGAGATATGAGTCCCGAAGATAAGAAAGTGATGCAAAAAGGATTGCAAAATCTGTATCGTTTCTTGGAGGAAATTAAATAA
- the fabM gene encoding trans-2-decenoyl-ACP isomerase: MMFETILYSVENDLATISLNRPEVSNGFNIPMCQEILAALEDAEKNEEVKFIILSAEGKIFSVGGDLSEMKRAVDADDIESLVLIAELVNTISKKIKQLPKPVIMVADGAVAGAAANIAVAVDFCIISDRTKFIQAFVGVGLAPDAGGLFLLGKAIGMSRATHLVMTGEALTAEKAFDYGLAYRVCESERLDKTVEQLLKKLRRGSSNSYAAMKEMVWEAFLKEWDQYAGLELDLQKKLAFTEDFKEGVIAYSEKRRPQFKGK, translated from the coding sequence GTGATGTTTGAAACAATTTTGTATTCTGTCGAAAACGACCTCGCGACAATCTCTTTAAATCGTCCTGAAGTATCCAATGGTTTTAACATTCCAATGTGTCAGGAAATTTTAGCTGCCCTGGAAGATGCAGAAAAAAATGAGGAAGTAAAATTCATTATTCTATCAGCAGAAGGGAAAATCTTTTCAGTTGGTGGAGATTTAAGCGAAATGAAACGCGCAGTCGATGCGGATGATATCGAGTCTCTTGTTTTAATTGCTGAATTAGTTAATACGATTTCAAAGAAAATCAAGCAATTGCCAAAACCGGTTATTATGGTGGCAGATGGAGCGGTTGCTGGAGCAGCTGCTAACATTGCGGTAGCTGTTGATTTTTGTATTATTAGTGATCGTACTAAATTTATCCAAGCCTTTGTTGGGGTTGGTTTAGCACCGGATGCGGGTGGGTTATTCTTGTTAGGAAAAGCCATTGGCATGTCTCGGGCTACTCATTTAGTAATGACGGGTGAAGCCTTGACTGCTGAAAAGGCATTTGATTATGGCCTAGCTTATCGTGTTTGTGAATCTGAAAGACTCGATAAAACGGTTGAGCAATTGCTAAAAAAATTAAGAAGAGGATCTTCAAATTCTTATGCTGCCATGAAAGAAATGGTTTGGGAAGCATTCTTGAAAGAATGGGACCAATATGCGGGTCTTGAATTGGATTTGCAAAAGAAACTAGCATTTACAGAAGATTTCAAGGAAGGGGTTATTGCCTACTCTGAGAAACGTCGGCCACAATTTAAAGGAAAATAA